Proteins found in one archaeon genomic segment:
- a CDS encoding type II glyceraldehyde-3-phosphate dehydrogenase — MIRVGVNGYGTIGRRVADAVLKQKDMELVGVTKSKPDYKSTIAAEKGIGLYAVDMKSLEGFKTAGYAMKGTLNDLLQRVDVVVDAAPEDTGPTNMPMYQQAKVKAVFQGGAGDDLAMTAFVAQCNFEEAQGKEMVQVVSCNTTGLCRAIGAVDSAVGVSRARAVLARRATDPDDVKKGPIDAVVLDPTTLPSHHGPDVQKVLKGLSIVTMAFKVPTTHMHLHSLILSLKKDAAAQDVVKALGGAPRIQLVDGKSGFKSTASVMDLAREMGRPRNDVYEATVWRDSVAVVDREAYMFMAVHQEAIVVPENIDAIRAVSGGYSREESMKMTDVSLGIKHNG; from the coding sequence ATGATCAGAGTCGGGGTCAACGGGTACGGGACCATAGGTCGGAGGGTCGCAGACGCCGTCCTGAAGCAGAAGGACATGGAGTTGGTGGGGGTCACGAAGTCCAAGCCAGACTACAAGTCGACGATCGCCGCTGAGAAGGGGATTGGGCTCTATGCGGTGGACATGAAGTCCCTCGAGGGCTTCAAGACGGCCGGCTACGCGATGAAGGGGACGCTGAACGACCTTCTCCAGAGGGTCGACGTTGTGGTGGACGCAGCTCCCGAGGACACTGGTCCGACCAACATGCCGATGTACCAGCAGGCCAAGGTGAAGGCCGTATTTCAGGGAGGGGCCGGGGATGACCTGGCGATGACGGCCTTCGTCGCGCAGTGCAACTTCGAAGAGGCACAGGGGAAGGAGATGGTCCAGGTCGTGTCGTGCAACACCACCGGGCTCTGCCGGGCGATCGGGGCGGTCGACTCGGCCGTGGGGGTCTCGAGGGCGAGGGCGGTCCTCGCGCGCAGGGCCACTGACCCAGATGACGTGAAGAAGGGTCCCATCGACGCGGTCGTCCTCGACCCGACGACCCTGCCTTCGCACCACGGGCCGGACGTGCAGAAGGTCCTGAAGGGGCTCAGCATAGTCACGATGGCGTTCAAGGTCCCGACCACGCACATGCACTTGCACAGCCTGATACTCTCGCTCAAGAAGGACGCGGCGGCTCAGGACGTGGTCAAGGCGCTAGGGGGAGCCCCCAGGATCCAGCTGGTGGACGGGAAGTCAGGGTTCAAGTCGACCGCCAGCGTGATGGACCTCGCGAGGGAGATGGGGCGACCCAGGAACGACGTCTACGAGGCGACGGTGTGGAGAGACTCGGTCGCGGTCGTGGACAGGGAGGCGTACATGTTCATGGCCGTCCACCAGGAGGCGATAGTGGTCCCGGAGAACATCGACGCAATTCGGGCGGTCTCTGGCGGGTACTCAAGGGAGGAGTCGATGAAGATGACGGACGTCTCGCTCGGTATCAAGCACAACGGCTAG
- the pgk gene encoding phosphoglycerate kinase — MPIKMLTLEDLELEGKRVFLRVDINTPVHPETGRLIEQARLEEAAATIKDLGASRVVVASHQGRVGRSDYISLETHAKALGEILGKPLKFVPDVFGPAAIAEIDSLRDGEVLLLDNLRFTAEENHEYKPQDAEKTFLVGRLRAHVDACVLDAFSTAHRSSPTIVGFAGLVPTCAGRTVGRELRMLDRIASVEKGPYVTVLGGAKVSDRLEAIDALIANNRADKVLLCGVVGLVFLKAAGKYRGDLGIDGESRYLLKARQLIDEDPDRFAMPIDVAIKLDGARREVDVKELSGPGQAMDIGAKTVEKYERFIKGAGTVFMSGPPGAFEWDEFSYGTEHLLKAMADSLATTIISGGHLSAALRKYSIHDRIDHTSTAGGALVQYLAGKRLPLIDALERSAEKWGPRTV; from the coding sequence ATGCCCATCAAGATGCTGACGCTTGAAGACCTCGAACTCGAGGGCAAGCGCGTCTTCCTGCGCGTCGACATCAACACGCCGGTCCACCCGGAGACCGGTAGGCTCATCGAGCAGGCTCGCCTCGAGGAGGCGGCGGCGACAATCAAGGACCTGGGTGCGTCGCGCGTCGTGGTCGCCTCGCACCAGGGGAGGGTCGGGCGTTCGGACTACATCAGCCTGGAAACGCACGCCAAGGCGCTCGGGGAGATCCTGGGCAAGCCCCTGAAGTTCGTGCCCGACGTCTTCGGGCCCGCTGCCATTGCGGAGATCGACTCGCTGAGGGACGGCGAGGTCCTTCTCCTCGACAATCTTAGGTTCACGGCGGAAGAGAATCACGAGTACAAGCCACAGGACGCAGAGAAGACTTTCCTTGTGGGCAGGCTCAGGGCTCACGTCGACGCCTGCGTGCTGGACGCGTTCTCGACCGCGCACAGGTCCTCTCCTACGATAGTGGGGTTCGCCGGCTTGGTGCCCACTTGCGCGGGGAGGACGGTGGGAAGGGAGCTGAGGATGCTGGACAGGATCGCGTCGGTGGAGAAGGGCCCGTACGTCACGGTCCTAGGTGGAGCCAAGGTCAGCGACAGGCTGGAGGCGATCGACGCGCTGATAGCGAACAACAGGGCGGACAAGGTCCTGCTCTGCGGTGTCGTCGGCCTGGTCTTCCTGAAGGCGGCCGGGAAGTACAGGGGCGACTTGGGGATCGACGGGGAGAGCAGGTATCTTCTCAAGGCGAGGCAGCTGATTGACGAGGACCCTGACAGGTTCGCGATGCCTATCGACGTCGCTATCAAGCTCGATGGTGCGAGGAGGGAGGTCGACGTCAAGGAGCTCTCTGGGCCCGGGCAGGCGATGGACATTGGCGCGAAGACGGTCGAGAAGTATGAGAGGTTCATCAAGGGAGCTGGGACCGTGTTCATGAGCGGGCCTCCGGGGGCCTTCGAGTGGGACGAGTTCAGCTATGGGACCGAGCACCTGCTGAAGGCGATGGCTGACTCGCTGGCGACCACGATCATAAGCGGGGGACACCTTTCGGCCGCCCTTAGGAAGTACTCGATACACGACCGGATAGACCATACCAGCACGGCAGGAGGGGCGCTCGTCCAGTACCTCGCAGGGAAGAGGCTCCCCCTGATCGACGCGCTCGAACGTTCGGCGGAGAAGTGGGGCCCGAGAACGGTTTAA
- a CDS encoding undecaprenyl-diphosphatase produces the protein MQNFLLGVVLGIVQGIAEWLPVSSKTQVIVASTYLFGLDLPQAYALGLFLLGATFVAATIYFRREVVRVLKALIGRGDEEGRLLLKFLVIVTAITAVLGGVIYYFVVRSLTGVALGLPMILVGCVLILDGLLIRFAKGRFVPTKGLRELSVVQIALIGVVQGLAAFPGVSRSGSTVSVMLLMGVRPQEAFRLSFLALIPASAGAAAATFALSRGTIGAAIDVISPAVVALAMVVTVVVGLVSIRALLKVAGGRRISLLTISLGALAIAGGLANLYFGAA, from the coding sequence TTGCAGAACTTCTTGCTTGGGGTCGTCCTTGGGATAGTCCAGGGGATTGCGGAGTGGCTCCCGGTGAGTAGCAAGACCCAGGTGATAGTGGCTTCGACGTATCTCTTCGGACTCGACTTGCCGCAGGCCTATGCGCTCGGGCTCTTCCTCCTTGGGGCCACGTTCGTCGCGGCCACGATCTACTTCAGGCGAGAAGTAGTCAGGGTATTGAAGGCGCTCATAGGGCGGGGGGACGAGGAGGGCAGGCTCCTCCTGAAGTTCCTGGTCATCGTGACAGCGATCACTGCGGTCCTAGGTGGCGTGATCTACTACTTCGTGGTCAGGAGCTTGACGGGGGTGGCGCTAGGGCTCCCGATGATACTTGTCGGGTGCGTCCTCATCCTAGACGGCCTCTTGATCCGCTTCGCAAAGGGGCGGTTCGTCCCAACCAAGGGCCTGAGGGAGCTGAGCGTCGTCCAGATTGCCCTGATCGGGGTGGTGCAGGGGCTCGCGGCCTTTCCGGGAGTCAGCAGGTCCGGCTCGACCGTCTCCGTGATGCTGTTGATGGGGGTCAGGCCTCAAGAAGCGTTCCGGCTTTCGTTCCTAGCGCTGATACCAGCCTCGGCGGGCGCGGCGGCCGCGACGTTCGCTTTGTCAAGAGGGACGATCGGGGCTGCGATTGATGTGATCTCACCGGCAGTGGTGGCGCTTGCGATGGTGGTCACCGTGGTGGTTGGGCTTGTGTCGATCAGGGCCCTCTTGAAGGTGGCAGGAGGGAGGAGGATTTCACTGCTCACGATCTCTCTTGGCGCGCTCGCCATCGCCGGGGGCCTGGCCAACCTGTACTTCGGTGCAGCCTAG
- a CDS encoding type II toxin-antitoxin system CcdA family antitoxin — protein sequence MKFKLVVTIDEGLLANIKRYRIVPSQVIKRALRQEVRLRRAEARARAKRKAQGQVVNRFSGEVLSKG from the coding sequence ATGAAGTTCAAACTGGTCGTGACGATAGATGAGGGTCTGCTTGCCAACATCAAGAGGTATCGGATCGTGCCTTCGCAAGTGATCAAAAGGGCGCTCAGGCAGGAAGTCCGACTAAGGCGCGCAGAGGCAAGGGCCAGGGCGAAAAGGAAGGCGCAAGGCCAGGTAGTGAACAGGTTCAGCGGCGAAGTCCTTTCGAAAGGATGA
- a CDS encoding ACT domain-containing protein, whose protein sequence is MDRFPKEVLVGRYIPGQRVAQIVVLMKDSKGALAEVAGIMAGAGVDIKQSASSSSSRSQTAVYNALVVLEDNAVTIEELVKRMKASRFVIDAEGVSGVEGAILDQLTFPMTWAGQRSVLLNHEALSGMLESIRGIFGTGGDMILFEQGRTYGKTLATQLVSDVGEAFARKNFGYGLKLISATGWGVPEVTDFDAEFNYAVIRVRDSFECDGQRSSEPCSHFMRGFLVGGLLALTGRNLDCRETKCVARGEDCCEFTLVKRESRPMQLYPVGERAR, encoded by the coding sequence TTGGACCGCTTTCCGAAAGAGGTGCTCGTCGGGAGGTACATTCCAGGCCAGAGGGTGGCGCAGATCGTCGTCCTGATGAAGGACTCCAAGGGTGCGCTGGCCGAGGTCGCGGGGATCATGGCGGGGGCGGGCGTCGACATCAAGCAGAGTGCTTCCTCTTCCAGTAGTCGCAGCCAAACAGCGGTCTACAACGCACTCGTGGTCCTCGAGGACAACGCTGTCACGATAGAGGAGCTCGTGAAGAGAATGAAGGCTTCTCGATTCGTCATCGACGCTGAAGGGGTCTCGGGTGTCGAAGGGGCAATCCTGGACCAGCTGACATTCCCAATGACCTGGGCGGGACAGCGCTCGGTCCTCCTGAACCACGAAGCGCTGTCAGGGATGCTCGAGTCGATCCGAGGGATCTTCGGCACGGGAGGGGACATGATACTCTTCGAGCAGGGGCGGACGTATGGCAAGACGCTTGCGACCCAGCTGGTATCCGACGTGGGAGAGGCCTTCGCACGGAAGAACTTCGGATATGGACTGAAGCTGATCTCTGCGACCGGCTGGGGAGTCCCCGAAGTGACCGACTTCGACGCGGAGTTCAACTATGCCGTCATTCGGGTCAGGGACAGTTTCGAGTGCGACGGCCAGAGGTCGTCGGAGCCCTGCTCGCACTTCATGAGGGGGTTCCTGGTTGGAGGGCTGCTCGCACTCACCGGCAGGAACTTGGACTGCAGGGAGACGAAGTGCGTAGCCAGGGGCGAAGACTGCTGCGAGTTCACCCTGGTCAAGCGCGAATCAAGGCCGATGCAGCTTTACCCGGTGGGAGAGCGGGCCAGGTAG
- the ftsZ gene encoding cell division protein FtsZ — MQTQDFLEAERIEAAMRMARPNITVVGLGGAGSNIISWIKQRGLTGGKLIAANTDAAHLSITKADRRILIGEKLTHGQGAGGYPDRGAEAARFSLEDLDKETQGSNILFLCAGLGGGTGTGASQVYSEALKANGRLVIGVVTLPFSVERYRYENAKKGLERMRQHCDTVVAIDNTKLAKVAGDLPLQDALGVANELVGQFVKGITETITTASLINIDYADLRAIMERRGLAAIGVGYAEGEERVEKAVRQAIEGQLLDIKDISKARGALIHVSGGHDITLEEVTKAGELVTKSLPPKAKIVWGARVDPTMNGHARVMVVLTGIESTFLSENGYKFSLGPLKVGKTN; from the coding sequence ATGCAAACGCAAGACTTTCTCGAGGCAGAGCGAATCGAAGCTGCGATGCGCATGGCCAGGCCCAACATAACGGTCGTAGGCCTGGGCGGCGCTGGCAGCAACATCATCTCATGGATCAAGCAGCGTGGCCTCACTGGAGGCAAGCTGATCGCTGCCAACACGGACGCGGCGCACCTCAGCATCACCAAGGCAGACAGGCGCATCCTCATCGGCGAGAAGCTCACCCACGGCCAGGGTGCGGGCGGATACCCTGACCGGGGAGCTGAAGCCGCGAGGTTCAGCCTGGAGGACTTGGACAAAGAGACCCAGGGCTCGAACATCCTCTTCCTGTGCGCAGGTCTCGGCGGAGGGACGGGCACGGGCGCGTCGCAGGTCTACTCGGAGGCCCTCAAGGCCAACGGGAGGCTCGTGATCGGCGTGGTGACCTTGCCCTTCTCGGTCGAGAGGTACAGGTACGAGAACGCGAAGAAGGGCCTGGAGCGGATGCGGCAGCACTGCGACACCGTGGTAGCCATCGACAACACCAAGCTGGCCAAGGTGGCCGGCGACCTCCCGCTGCAGGACGCGCTCGGCGTTGCCAACGAGCTGGTGGGCCAGTTCGTGAAGGGCATCACCGAGACGATAACCACTGCGAGCCTTATCAACATCGACTATGCGGACCTCAGGGCGATCATGGAGAGGAGGGGCCTCGCCGCGATCGGAGTGGGGTACGCAGAAGGAGAGGAGCGGGTCGAGAAGGCTGTGAGGCAGGCTATCGAGGGGCAGCTGCTGGACATCAAGGACATCTCGAAGGCCAGGGGCGCGCTGATCCACGTCTCTGGCGGCCACGACATAACCCTGGAGGAGGTGACTAAGGCCGGTGAGCTGGTCACAAAGTCGCTTCCCCCGAAGGCCAAGATCGTGTGGGGCGCCCGTGTGGACCCCACGATGAACGGGCACGCAAGGGTCATGGTCGTCCTGACCGGGATTGAGAGCACCTTCCTGTCAGAAAACGGGTACAAGTTCTCCTTGGGACCGCTGAAAGTAGGCAAGACGAATTAG
- a CDS encoding AbrB/MazE/SpoVT family DNA-binding domain-containing protein: MMDHETIIDVSKVSAKGQVVIPKAIRDKFDLKEGSKLIVVGSADAVVLWRIDTVVGRAKTQQVLDRVRWLAGRIGISHE, encoded by the coding sequence GTGATGGACCACGAGACGATAATCGACGTCTCGAAGGTCTCAGCGAAGGGGCAGGTCGTGATCCCCAAGGCGATCAGGGACAAGTTCGACCTCAAGGAAGGTTCGAAGCTGATCGTGGTCGGCTCCGCCGACGCCGTGGTCCTCTGGCGCATCGACACTGTCGTGGGGAGGGCCAAGACCCAACAGGTTCTCGACAGGGTCAGGTGGCTCGCCGGAAGGATAGGCATCAGCCACGAATAG
- a CDS encoding DUF393 domain-containing protein, whose translation MPRAVLVYDYGCGPCKRMRDVVDFLDPGGSLSYSPIQEAERDGLLDPVAPSKRYSSFHLVAADGTVASGPGAIPGLLSVIARWPFLSKLASAPVPLAIETKVYGVLSRLHDTASCSTDHGDLQR comes from the coding sequence ATGCCTCGAGCCGTGCTGGTCTACGACTATGGGTGCGGACCCTGCAAGAGGATGCGTGACGTGGTCGACTTCCTGGACCCCGGGGGCTCGCTCTCATACTCACCTATCCAGGAGGCGGAACGCGATGGTCTCCTCGACCCTGTTGCGCCTTCGAAGCGCTACTCTTCCTTCCACCTTGTCGCTGCCGACGGCACGGTCGCCAGTGGGCCGGGAGCGATCCCCGGGCTCCTTTCGGTCATTGCAAGATGGCCCTTTCTCTCCAAGCTCGCCTCGGCACCCGTCCCTCTCGCAATCGAAACGAAGGTCTACGGTGTTCTTTCCAGGCTCCATGACACCGCATCGTGCTCGACCGACCACGGCGACCTTCAGCGCTGA
- a CDS encoding cytosine permease has translation MPDAPTEVERIGIEQVPPESRHGSPRRTFTLWFAANLTIADYVIGVLTTVFFGFSLWEALPILVIGNALGGVLLGLSAGMGPSLGFPQMLSSRASFGRVGNYLPGALNWVSTVGWFTVNTILAVVALQVMLPGANFVLAAAAYVVIQSVIAIYGHDFIHLFEKVMSVVLGLLFLLIFVLAVPKLPQAFAYQPSAGGASLGMVGLLLVVSFSYLMSWSPYASDYSRYLPERVSRRKVILFAGAGGAISSFAIEFVGALVGSLTAPQTVSLGYFGGLNSFAGQFGWLAMLTLILGAFAADALNLYTNSLSALVLDVKVGRWITVAAGGVVGFAVAVLVNSNFESFFENFLLALTYWIMPWLGIVLVDYYLRGRTTASSVQGARAFDMAGLGVYALSFLVSVPFMVPLIALPNPPVGALAYLSGGVDISFFVSFGVAALLTYLVRKK, from the coding sequence TTGCCTGACGCCCCCACAGAGGTAGAGCGCATAGGGATCGAGCAAGTGCCGCCTGAGAGCAGGCACGGGTCTCCGCGCAGGACATTCACACTCTGGTTCGCTGCCAACCTGACCATAGCAGACTATGTCATCGGTGTCCTGACGACAGTATTCTTCGGTTTTAGCCTGTGGGAGGCGCTCCCGATCCTGGTCATCGGAAACGCACTGGGAGGCGTCCTGCTCGGGCTCTCCGCCGGCATGGGCCCGAGCCTGGGCTTCCCGCAGATGCTCTCTTCGAGAGCCTCCTTCGGCAGGGTCGGCAACTATCTGCCGGGTGCGCTCAACTGGGTCAGCACGGTGGGCTGGTTCACGGTAAACACCATACTCGCGGTCGTCGCGCTGCAGGTTATGCTCCCAGGGGCGAATTTCGTGCTCGCCGCAGCCGCATATGTGGTCATCCAGTCAGTAATTGCGATCTACGGGCACGACTTCATCCACCTCTTCGAGAAGGTGATGTCGGTCGTACTGGGCCTCCTCTTCCTGCTCATCTTCGTGCTGGCGGTCCCAAAGCTTCCGCAGGCGTTCGCCTATCAGCCCTCTGCCGGCGGGGCAAGCCTCGGGATGGTCGGGCTCTTGCTCGTCGTAAGCTTCTCCTACCTGATGTCGTGGTCCCCCTACGCCTCGGACTACTCCAGGTACCTTCCTGAGCGCGTTTCTAGAAGGAAGGTAATCCTCTTCGCAGGGGCCGGAGGAGCGATCTCGTCGTTCGCAATCGAATTCGTGGGAGCCTTGGTCGGGTCTCTCACCGCTCCCCAGACCGTCTCCCTGGGGTACTTCGGGGGCCTCAACTCCTTCGCGGGGCAGTTCGGATGGCTCGCCATGCTGACCCTGATCCTCGGAGCCTTCGCCGCCGACGCGCTCAACCTCTACACGAACTCCCTCTCAGCCCTGGTCCTCGACGTGAAGGTCGGCAGGTGGATTACGGTCGCGGCTGGCGGCGTCGTGGGATTCGCGGTCGCCGTCCTGGTCAACTCGAACTTCGAGTCGTTCTTCGAGAACTTCCTCCTCGCCCTAACCTACTGGATCATGCCCTGGCTGGGAATCGTCCTCGTGGACTACTACCTCCGCGGCCGCACGACGGCCTCAAGCGTCCAAGGCGCAAGGGCGTTCGACATGGCCGGCCTGGGAGTCTACGCGCTTTCCTTCCTGGTCTCCGTCCCGTTCATGGTCCCGCTGATCGCCCTCCCCAATCCCCCGGTCGGCGCTCTAGCCTACCTATCAGGAGGAGTCGACATCAGCTTCTTCGTGTCCTTCGGGGTCGCCGCCCTCCTCACCTATCTGGTGCGCAAGAAATAG
- a CDS encoding PadR family transcriptional regulator produces MISVPKGALRLAALRLLSESSLSGDGLTKSISRLSAGEWAPGPGSVYLILSELLKKGLITELPKREGNERRYIISSKGKAELARLSKEAGRDVERLVRLLEVYASLSGDGELERRVRGASQTFLGGPTAGKA; encoded by the coding sequence GTGATCAGCGTTCCTAAGGGCGCCCTCCGCCTTGCGGCCCTGAGACTGCTGTCAGAGTCTTCGCTCTCGGGCGACGGGCTAACCAAGAGCATTTCGAGGCTGAGCGCCGGAGAGTGGGCCCCCGGGCCTGGCTCTGTCTACCTGATCCTGTCCGAGCTGCTGAAGAAGGGGCTGATCACCGAGCTCCCCAAGAGGGAGGGCAACGAACGCCGGTACATCATTTCCTCGAAGGGGAAGGCCGAGCTCGCGCGCCTCTCCAAAGAGGCCGGCAGGGACGTAGAGCGCCTCGTCCGCCTTCTCGAAGTGTATGCCTCTCTTTCAGGAGACGGGGAACTCGAGAGGAGAGTCAGGGGAGCCTCCCAGACGTTCCTTGGCGGCCCGACCGCTGGAAAAGCTTAG
- a CDS encoding isoaspartyl peptidase/L-asparaginase: MRAAMIVHGGAGRVTYRKGDRRFEVLKAAVEDGLGAMRKGSALDGVEAAVVGLEGSGLFNSGRGACLTLDGEVQLDAAVMTGKGLRGAGVGAATCTYHPVSLARWVMEQTPHVLMVGGALEECAVAAGMKVEEVRPSKAALKKYATLTSGKVSGRSPRGGGTVGAVALGEDGVPAAAVSTGGIWLKRSGRVGDSAVLGAGLYADARSGAACATGTGEEIIRTALSLRACEFMEGSSAHKGALRAVRMITRERGAETAGLITVDIKGRVGAAYNTGGMGRAWWDPERGRPMAAV; this comes from the coding sequence GTGAGGGCAGCCATGATCGTGCACGGAGGGGCGGGGCGGGTCACCTATCGCAAGGGGGACAGGCGATTCGAGGTGCTGAAGGCTGCGGTAGAGGATGGGCTGGGGGCGATGAGGAAGGGGTCGGCGCTTGACGGGGTAGAGGCGGCTGTCGTGGGCTTGGAGGGCTCTGGTCTGTTCAACTCTGGAAGGGGAGCGTGTCTGACGCTCGACGGCGAGGTGCAGCTCGATGCCGCGGTCATGACCGGGAAGGGTCTCAGAGGAGCCGGAGTGGGGGCCGCCACGTGTACCTATCACCCTGTCTCGCTCGCCAGGTGGGTCATGGAGCAGACCCCACACGTCCTCATGGTGGGGGGCGCGCTGGAGGAGTGCGCAGTCGCTGCCGGGATGAAGGTTGAGGAGGTGCGCCCATCGAAGGCGGCGCTCAAGAAGTATGCGACCCTGACCTCGGGCAAGGTCTCGGGCCGCAGTCCCCGCGGCGGAGGCACGGTGGGTGCGGTCGCGCTCGGAGAGGACGGGGTCCCTGCAGCGGCGGTCAGCACAGGAGGGATCTGGCTGAAGAGGAGCGGCAGGGTGGGGGACTCGGCAGTCTTGGGGGCTGGGCTGTACGCTGACGCGAGGTCGGGCGCGGCCTGCGCCACAGGGACCGGGGAGGAGATCATCAGGACGGCTCTATCCCTCCGTGCGTGCGAGTTCATGGAGGGGTCGTCGGCCCACAAGGGGGCGCTTAGGGCGGTCAGGATGATCACTAGGGAGAGGGGGGCCGAGACTGCCGGCCTGATAACCGTGGACATCAAGGGTCGGGTCGGGGCTGCGTACAACACAGGAGGCATGGGGCGCGCGTGGTGGGACCCGGAACGCGGGCGACCCATGGCGGCGGTCTGA
- a CDS encoding methyltransferase domain-containing protein, producing the protein MTTRRPGLQRKWSHVVNSLQRVVPSYELASSRIALFGDGKMRRAVADFLTGSEGAILDLGSGPGTMAKALRKARLAVVLLDISRPMLKASGSPDSVQGLFEHLPFRDSSFAGAASSYAIRDSRDLPAALSELARVVRPGGRVGVCDLGKPDSPVKGLLVAAYLRTVPSVLGLVTAGRQGLAYGSLFDTYVLTLPNSSLLAAFSRHFGGVTIAEPNLGASIVLTATRPR; encoded by the coding sequence TTGACCACGAGGCGTCCGGGCCTCCAGAGAAAGTGGTCGCACGTTGTCAACTCCCTGCAGAGGGTGGTCCCCTCCTACGAGCTGGCGTCCTCGAGGATCGCTCTCTTCGGCGACGGGAAGATGAGGAGGGCCGTTGCAGACTTCCTCACGGGGTCCGAAGGGGCCATCCTCGACCTGGGCTCGGGCCCAGGGACCATGGCCAAGGCCCTGAGGAAGGCAAGGCTCGCGGTCGTCCTCCTGGACATCTCCCGACCGATGCTCAAAGCGTCAGGGAGCCCCGACTCTGTGCAGGGCCTCTTCGAGCACCTCCCGTTCCGGGACTCTTCTTTCGCGGGGGCTGCCTCCAGCTACGCCATCAGGGACTCTCGGGACCTGCCCGCCGCCCTCTCCGAGCTGGCGCGCGTCGTCCGTCCCGGAGGGAGGGTCGGGGTCTGCGACCTAGGGAAGCCAGACTCGCCCGTCAAGGGCCTCCTAGTCGCGGCCTACCTGAGGACTGTGCCCAGCGTTCTGGGGCTCGTCACCGCTGGAAGGCAGGGGCTCGCGTACGGCTCTCTGTTTGACACCTACGTCCTCACCCTGCCCAACTCTTCCCTCCTTGCAGCCTTTTCCCGACACTTCGGCGGTGTGACAATCGCGGAGCCCAATCTCGGAGCCTCGATCGTCCTCACTGCAACGAGGCCGCGCTAG
- a CDS encoding NAD(P)H-hydrate dehydratase codes for MEPKTIDREFVARVIPPRLLKSHKRMNGTVCVLGGNWLYHGAPYLCSMGALRSGVDLVYTAVPAKVAPSIRSLSPDLIVVPLPDGKLTRGSVSKLLSWTKGVDCFAVGPGLGPQRAGAIATALLQLKSASTSMVLDADALRAEVLGVLGRGTLVTPHAGEFSRLFGVELPDELSGRVKTAEKCAKQSGLTVLLKGPADVITDGDRTALNETHSPAMTVGGTGDVLTGLCAGLLAKGVPSFEAACASAFINGSAGAEAARELGLHIAASDVLSRIPAAMKGFDRTN; via the coding sequence ATGGAGCCCAAGACCATCGACAGGGAGTTCGTCGCGCGGGTCATACCTCCCCGACTCTTGAAGTCCCACAAACGGATGAACGGGACTGTCTGCGTGCTCGGAGGAAACTGGCTCTACCATGGCGCCCCCTATCTCTGTTCGATGGGAGCGCTCAGGTCCGGGGTCGACCTTGTTTACACTGCCGTCCCCGCCAAGGTGGCCCCTTCGATAAGATCCCTCTCTCCCGACCTGATCGTGGTCCCGCTCCCGGACGGAAAACTGACGAGGGGCTCTGTCTCAAAACTTCTCTCCTGGACCAAGGGGGTCGATTGCTTCGCAGTGGGCCCGGGCCTAGGGCCTCAAAGGGCCGGGGCAATCGCAACCGCCCTCCTCCAGCTGAAGAGCGCCTCGACCTCCATGGTCCTCGACGCGGATGCCCTCAGGGCGGAGGTCCTCGGGGTCCTTGGTCGCGGCACGCTTGTCACCCCCCACGCAGGCGAGTTCTCCCGCCTTTTCGGCGTCGAGCTGCCCGACGAGCTTTCCGGGAGGGTCAAGACCGCCGAGAAGTGCGCCAAACAGTCTGGGCTGACAGTCCTCCTCAAAGGACCTGCCGACGTGATCACGGACGGGGACAGGACTGCCCTAAACGAGACCCATTCGCCCGCGATGACCGTGGGGGGTACTGGTGACGTCCTCACTGGTCTATGCGCCGGACTCCTCGCAAAGGGCGTACCCTCCTTCGAAGCCGCCTGCGCTTCCGCTTTCATCAACGGCTCGGCCGGGGCAGAGGCAGCCCGAGAGTTGGGGCTCCACATCGCAGCCTCTGACGTACTCTCACGGATACCTGCAGCGATGAAAGGGTTCGACCGCACGAATTGA